A region from the Sphingopyxis lindanitolerans genome encodes:
- a CDS encoding FdhF/YdeP family oxidoreductase — MAEDKPRYKHYTSPAGGWGAAAATAKVLLEQSVVTKGSRALLSMNQPGGFKCPSCAFPDAVCTKKLEFCENGAKALAHEATKFRVTRDFFAAHSVTDLMAQSDYWLERQGRLTEPMRYDAASDHYVPVSWDDAFALIGRHLRGLDSPHHAEFYTSGRTPNEAAFLYSIFVREFGTNNFPDCSNMCHEPTSRGLPPAIGVGKGTVVLEDFDHAEAIFVIGQNPGTNAPRMMTQLVEARKRGVPIVAVNPMPERALIRFTEPQDVVQMATFGSTPIASEFVHIRIGGDLAFLKGMMKALFERETAGEAILDHDFIAEHTEGFAALEADICAQDWGAMVAASGISEEQIRRCADIYIRSKATIICYGMGVTQHQLGSRLVQQIANILLLKGNFGRPGAGISPIRGHSNVQGDRTVGIDEKPTAAYLDRVRDVFGFDPPREHGHHTVESVEAMERGTARVFIGLGGNFVRAIPDTDRAYDAMRKLDLTVGIATKLNRGHLVHGRDALILPVVARSERIETAAGEQFVTIEDSMSNVTASRGVLDPASPDCKPEVEIVCRMAMAALPSSRTGWARYIDDYGAIRDKIAEVYPALYEGFAERITAPLGFHLDVAPRRLVWLTPNGKANFLVLPGLAINAPVDDPDMLRLATVRSHDQFNTTIYSYNDRYRGVYNDRMILFVNAEDRAARGLEAGAKVALETIAADGIDRRVDGLTLIDYPMPRGAVAGYYPELNPLLPLELYDRISGCPAAKSIPVRIVAGQGSGAPR, encoded by the coding sequence ATGGCCGAGGATAAACCCCGCTATAAACATTATACCAGCCCCGCCGGCGGCTGGGGCGCGGCGGCGGCGACGGCGAAGGTGCTGCTCGAACAGAGCGTCGTCACCAAGGGGTCGCGCGCGCTTTTGTCGATGAACCAGCCCGGCGGCTTCAAATGCCCAAGCTGCGCCTTTCCCGACGCTGTCTGCACCAAGAAGCTCGAATTCTGCGAAAATGGCGCCAAGGCGCTCGCGCATGAAGCGACCAAATTTCGCGTCACCCGCGATTTCTTCGCGGCGCACAGCGTGACCGATCTGATGGCGCAATCGGATTACTGGCTCGAAAGGCAGGGGCGGCTCACCGAACCGATGCGCTATGACGCGGCGAGCGACCATTATGTGCCGGTGAGCTGGGACGACGCCTTTGCGCTGATCGGTCGGCATCTTCGCGGCCTCGACAGTCCGCACCACGCCGAATTCTATACCTCGGGCCGCACCCCGAACGAAGCGGCCTTCCTCTATTCGATCTTCGTGCGCGAATTTGGCACCAACAATTTTCCCGATTGCTCGAACATGTGCCACGAACCTACGAGCCGCGGCCTGCCGCCCGCGATCGGGGTCGGCAAGGGCACGGTGGTGCTCGAGGATTTCGACCATGCCGAGGCGATCTTCGTCATCGGGCAGAACCCCGGCACCAACGCCCCGCGCATGATGACGCAGCTCGTCGAAGCGCGAAAGCGCGGGGTGCCGATCGTCGCGGTCAACCCGATGCCCGAACGCGCGCTGATCCGCTTCACCGAGCCGCAGGATGTCGTCCAGATGGCGACCTTCGGCTCGACCCCGATCGCCAGCGAATTCGTCCATATCCGCATCGGCGGCGACCTCGCTTTCCTGAAGGGGATGATGAAGGCGCTGTTCGAACGCGAGACGGCGGGCGAGGCGATCCTCGACCATGATTTCATCGCCGAGCATACCGAGGGCTTCGCGGCGCTCGAGGCCGACATATGCGCGCAGGACTGGGGCGCGATGGTCGCGGCCTCGGGCATATCGGAGGAGCAGATCCGCCGCTGCGCCGACATCTATATCCGCTCGAAGGCGACGATCATCTGCTATGGCATGGGGGTGACGCAGCATCAGCTCGGGTCGCGCCTCGTCCAGCAGATCGCGAACATATTGCTGCTCAAGGGCAATTTCGGTCGGCCGGGCGCGGGCATCTCACCGATCCGCGGTCATTCGAACGTCCAGGGCGACCGCACCGTCGGGATCGACGAGAAACCGACCGCCGCCTATCTCGACCGCGTCCGCGACGTGTTCGGCTTCGATCCGCCGCGCGAGCATGGCCATCACACCGTCGAGTCGGTCGAGGCGATGGAGAGGGGCACCGCGCGCGTCTTCATCGGGCTCGGCGGCAATTTCGTGCGTGCGATCCCCGATACCGACCGCGCCTATGACGCGATGCGCAAACTCGACCTGACCGTCGGCATCGCGACCAAGCTCAACCGCGGGCATCTGGTGCACGGCAGGGACGCGCTGATCCTGCCCGTCGTCGCGCGGTCCGAACGGATCGAGACCGCGGCGGGCGAACAGTTCGTCACGATCGAGGATTCGATGTCGAACGTCACCGCCTCGCGCGGCGTCCTCGACCCCGCGAGCCCCGACTGCAAGCCCGAGGTCGAGATCGTCTGCCGCATGGCGATGGCGGCGCTGCCGAGCAGCCGCACCGGCTGGGCGCGCTACATCGACGATTATGGCGCGATCCGCGACAAGATCGCCGAGGTCTATCCCGCGCTGTATGAGGGGTTCGCCGAACGGATCACGGCGCCGCTGGGCTTCCACCTCGACGTCGCGCCGCGGCGGCTGGTATGGCTGACCCCGAACGGCAAAGCGAATTTCCTCGTCCTGCCGGGCCTTGCGATCAACGCGCCGGTCGACGATCCCGATATGCTGCGGCTCGCGACGGTGCGCTCGCACGACCAGTTCAACACGACGATCTACAGCTATAATGATCGCTATCGCGGCGTGTACAACGATCGGATGATCCTGTTCGTCAATGCCGAGGACCGCGCGGCGCGCGGGCTGGAGGCAGGGGCGAAGGTCGCGCTCGAAACGATCGCCGCCGACGGGATCGACCGCCGCGTCGACGGGCTGACGCTGATCGACTATCCGATGCCGCGCGGTGCGGTTGCGGGCTATTATCCCGAACTCAACCCATTGCTTCCGCTCGAACTTTACGACCGGATCAGCGGCTGTCCCGCCGCCAAGTCGATTCCGGTGCGGATCGTCGCCGGGCAAGGGAGCGGCGCGCCGCGATGA
- a CDS encoding AcvB/VirJ family lysyl-phosphatidylglycerol hydrolase, with protein sequence MANGTTSERQTALRASATRTSATRAWVRAIGLVLLIVLIGAIGTYAHAGWYAHGIFHDRPAKAAGPERPAIVMLSGDMGDRIGMTPKVAARLHARGYAIVTVNSLSYFSPRRTAAEAAALVAGAMRRAMTLGRTDHVVLIGQSFGADMLHAGLAEFSDAARRPIRAVILVVPGHDIVFRASPVELAGWETPDALAWPTASRLTWAPVTCIRGAEERGSLCPELAMPNVRRIALPGGHRLEDDDAALAAAILHAIGEAR encoded by the coding sequence ATGGCGAACGGCACGACCAGCGAGCGGCAAACCGCGCTTCGGGCATCCGCGACCAGGACATCCGCGACCAGGGCATGGGTCCGGGCGATCGGGCTCGTGCTGCTGATCGTGCTGATCGGAGCGATCGGCACTTATGCCCATGCCGGCTGGTACGCCCATGGCATCTTCCACGACCGGCCCGCGAAAGCGGCCGGACCGGAGCGCCCCGCGATCGTCATGCTGTCGGGGGACATGGGCGACCGCATCGGCATGACGCCGAAGGTCGCGGCGCGGCTGCACGCGCGCGGCTATGCGATCGTCACCGTCAACAGCCTGTCCTATTTCTCGCCGCGCCGCACCGCGGCCGAAGCGGCGGCGCTGGTCGCGGGGGCGATGCGCCGCGCGATGACACTCGGCCGGACCGATCATGTCGTGCTGATCGGCCAATCCTTCGGCGCCGACATGCTCCACGCCGGGCTCGCCGAGTTTTCGGACGCCGCGCGACGCCCGATCCGCGCGGTCATCCTTGTCGTGCCCGGCCACGACATCGTCTTTCGCGCCTCGCCGGTCGAACTGGCGGGATGGGAGACCCCCGACGCGCTCGCCTGGCCCACCGCGTCGCGGCTGACCTGGGCGCCGGTCACCTGCATCCGCGGCGCCGAGGAGCGCGGCAGCCTGTGCCCCGAGCTGGCGATGCCGAACGTCCGCCGGATCGCGCTGCCCGGCGGCCATAGGCTGGAGGACGACGACGCGGCGCTCGCGGCGGCGATCCTGCACGCGATCGGAGAGGCCCGATGA
- the flhA gene encoding flagellar biosynthesis protein FlhA translates to MIAGLNARGLMRVVGGAALPAAMLILVALMVIPVSPIILDISFVANIMISLLVLMVALQASKPLDFSAFPTVLLLATLFRLSLNVASTRVVLVHGHEGTAAAGHVIEAFGQVLIGGDYVVGLFVFFVLMIINLVVITKGAGRVSEVSARFTLDALPGKQMAIDADLNAGLLTPEEAKARRVEVATEADFYGSMDGASKFVKGDAVAGLLILFVNIVGGLILGMFSHGLSFSDAGSTYVTLAIGDALVAQIPALLLSIAAAAIVTRVASPHNLSGQIGSQFASPHVWFAVAGVLFILGIVPAMPQMLILPAAAIAGGIGWQLRKTAAAAEAAPPPAAPAPDPHLIEWADVSDASPCQLEIGYALVALVDERKGAPLMTRITGIRRQLSKELGFVVPAVKVADDLSLPGNVYRISIAGVIVGEDEVFPNEMLALDSGDIVTKVTGRACKDPTFGLDALWIAKSAQNDAIAAGYTVVDPATVVATHLNNSIVASATELFGIDDAQALIDTLKTHYPQLAQSLVQGYPLPRVAALCKAMLIERVPLRDVRKIAEAMVSLGSQQLGDADLVEAVRQRIGALIVQTIVPSRMPLPVVTFSPEIEVLLNQAVRANPGAEWPFEHGMAMKIVEQIGDAVEPLLLSTRSFALVASPLCRSALSRLVRATFPDVAVISYLEIPANKATEIVATIGAEIPRLTSAQDAQMKDEPHEN, encoded by the coding sequence ATGATCGCGGGCCTCAATGCGCGTGGCCTGATGCGGGTCGTCGGCGGCGCCGCGCTGCCCGCGGCGATGCTGATCCTCGTCGCGCTGATGGTGATCCCGGTCTCGCCGATCATCCTCGACATCAGTTTCGTCGCCAACATCATGATCAGCCTGCTGGTGCTGATGGTCGCGTTGCAGGCGTCGAAGCCGCTGGATTTTTCGGCCTTTCCGACGGTGTTGCTGCTCGCGACCCTGTTCCGCCTCTCGCTCAACGTCGCCTCGACCCGCGTCGTGCTCGTCCACGGGCACGAAGGCACGGCGGCGGCGGGGCATGTCATCGAGGCGTTTGGCCAGGTGCTGATCGGCGGCGACTATGTCGTCGGCCTGTTCGTCTTCTTCGTGCTGATGATCATCAATCTGGTCGTCATCACCAAGGGCGCGGGGCGCGTGTCCGAAGTGTCGGCGCGCTTCACCCTCGACGCCCTGCCCGGCAAGCAGATGGCGATCGACGCCGACCTCAACGCCGGGCTGCTCACCCCCGAAGAAGCCAAGGCCCGCCGCGTCGAAGTCGCGACCGAGGCCGATTTCTATGGTTCGATGGACGGCGCCTCGAAATTCGTGAAGGGCGACGCGGTCGCCGGCCTCCTGATCCTGTTCGTCAACATCGTCGGCGGGCTAATCCTTGGCATGTTCAGCCACGGCCTGTCTTTCTCCGACGCCGGCAGCACCTATGTCACGCTGGCGATCGGCGACGCGCTCGTCGCGCAGATTCCGGCGCTGTTGCTGTCGATCGCCGCCGCCGCGATCGTCACCCGCGTCGCGTCGCCGCACAATCTGTCGGGCCAGATCGGCAGCCAGTTCGCCTCGCCGCATGTGTGGTTTGCGGTCGCCGGGGTGCTGTTCATCCTCGGGATCGTCCCGGCGATGCCGCAGATGCTGATCCTGCCCGCCGCCGCGATCGCCGGTGGGATCGGCTGGCAGCTGCGCAAGACCGCCGCCGCTGCCGAGGCCGCGCCGCCGCCCGCGGCGCCCGCGCCCGACCCGCATCTGATCGAATGGGCCGACGTCAGCGACGCCAGCCCGTGCCAGCTCGAAATCGGCTATGCGCTTGTCGCGCTGGTCGACGAGCGCAAGGGCGCGCCGCTGATGACGCGCATCACCGGCATCCGCCGCCAATTGTCGAAGGAACTGGGCTTCGTCGTCCCCGCGGTGAAGGTCGCCGACGATCTGTCGCTGCCCGGAAACGTCTATCGCATCTCGATCGCCGGGGTGATCGTCGGCGAGGACGAGGTTTTCCCCAACGAGATGCTCGCGCTCGATTCGGGCGACATCGTCACGAAGGTCACCGGCCGGGCGTGCAAGGACCCGACCTTCGGACTCGACGCGCTGTGGATCGCGAAGAGCGCCCAGAACGACGCGATCGCGGCGGGCTATACCGTGGTCGATCCGGCGACCGTCGTCGCGACCCACCTCAACAACAGCATCGTCGCATCGGCCACCGAATTGTTCGGCATCGACGACGCGCAGGCGCTGATCGACACGCTGAAAACGCATTATCCGCAGCTCGCCCAGTCGCTTGTCCAAGGCTATCCGCTGCCGCGCGTCGCCGCGCTGTGCAAGGCGATGCTGATCGAGCGCGTGCCCCTGCGCGACGTCCGCAAGATCGCCGAGGCGATGGTTTCGCTAGGCAGCCAGCAACTCGGCGACGCCGATCTGGTCGAGGCGGTGCGCCAGCGCATCGGCGCGTTGATCGTCCAGACGATCGTGCCGAGCCGGATGCCGCTGCCCGTCGTCACTTTCAGTCCCGAGATCGAGGTGCTGCTCAATCAGGCGGTGCGCGCCAATCCGGGCGCCGAATGGCCGTTCGAGCACGGGATGGCGATGAAGATCGTCGAGCAGATCGGCGACGCGGTCGAGCCGCTCCTCCTGTCGACGCGCAGCTTCGCGCTTGTCGCCTCGCCGCTGTGCCGGTCGGCGCTGTCGCGGCTCGTGCGCGCGACCTTCCCCGATGTCGCGGTCATTTCCTACCTCGAAATCCCGGCGAACAAGGCGACCGAGATCGTCGCGACGATCGGCGCCGAAATCCCCCGCCTCACCAGCGCCCAGGACGCCCAGATGAAGGACGAACCCCATGAGAATTGA
- the fdhD gene encoding formate dehydrogenase accessory sulfurtransferase FdhD: MDTHSADRGTPDQDTPDEIAAATCGAATTDRTVRRLGLGAPGDGDLVRTVAVEAPVSVEVGGIGYAVMMATPTDLRDYALGFALAEGLVDTPAQLNRVDAHPIEGGWALRLWLVAERAALALERVRRRVGESSCGLCGIENIEEVLRPLPPLTARLAVDRAAIAAALAALTAHQPLGRATGAVHAAAFCAPTGEILCVREDVGRHNALDKLIGALAWAAIDPADGFILLSARCSYELVEKTVRAGCPLLVTISAPTSLAADRAAAAGLTLVALARSDSALLISGDMA; encoded by the coding sequence ATCGACACTCACTCCGCCGACCGGGGCACCCCCGACCAGGACACCCCGGACGAGATCGCGGCCGCCACCTGCGGCGCCGCGACGACGGACCGGACGGTCCGGCGCCTCGGCCTCGGCGCGCCCGGCGACGGCGACCTGGTCCGCACCGTCGCGGTCGAAGCGCCGGTGTCGGTCGAGGTCGGCGGCATCGGCTATGCCGTGATGATGGCGACCCCCACCGACCTGCGCGATTATGCGCTCGGCTTTGCGTTGGCCGAGGGGCTGGTCGACACGCCCGCGCAATTGAACCGCGTCGATGCGCATCCGATCGAGGGCGGATGGGCGCTCCGGCTCTGGCTGGTGGCCGAGCGCGCCGCGCTGGCGCTCGAACGGGTGCGGCGGCGGGTCGGCGAAAGCAGCTGCGGTCTGTGCGGGATCGAGAATATCGAGGAAGTGCTGCGCCCGCTGCCCCCCCTGACCGCACGGCTGGCGGTCGACCGCGCCGCGATCGCCGCGGCGCTCGCCGCGCTGACGGCGCACCAGCCGCTCGGCCGCGCGACGGGCGCCGTCCACGCCGCCGCCTTTTGCGCGCCGACCGGAGAAATCCTGTGCGTGCGCGAGGATGTCGGGCGCCACAATGCCCTCGACAAGCTGATCGGGGCGCTGGCGTGGGCCGCGATCGACCCCGCCGACGGCTTCATCCTGCTGTCGGCGCGGTGCAGCTATGAACTGGTCGAAAAGACGGTGCGCGCGGGCTGTCCGCTGCTCGTCACCATTTCGGCGCCGACCAGCCTCGCCGCCGACCGCGCCGCCGCCGCTGGCCTCACCCTTGTCGCGCTGGCGCGGAGCGATTCGGCGCTGCTGATCAGCGGCGACATGGCTTAG
- a CDS encoding MarR family winged helix-turn-helix transcriptional regulator gives MQPFANPEIAEIRSRIDQIHDMLAKSAGDGQPKSDPAFGIGEAEPRLVDQLSLSIQLRRIRKSHFGTAQMSGAIWDMMLDLMLANANGRSLSASDLATGAGVPLSSGLRMIAAIEAAGLAKRSIDERDRRRSIVRLTEAGADKMASYFEKFHAAVRGGYSRAA, from the coding sequence ATGCAACCATTCGCGAATCCTGAAATCGCCGAAATCCGGTCGCGTATCGACCAGATTCACGACATGCTGGCGAAAAGCGCCGGCGACGGTCAGCCAAAATCCGATCCGGCCTTCGGCATCGGCGAAGCCGAGCCGCGGCTCGTCGACCAGCTGTCGCTCAGCATCCAGCTACGGCGGATACGCAAGAGCCATTTCGGCACCGCGCAGATGTCGGGCGCCATCTGGGACATGATGCTCGACCTGATGCTGGCAAACGCCAACGGCCGGAGCCTGAGCGCGAGCGATCTGGCGACCGGCGCCGGGGTGCCGCTGTCGTCGGGCCTGCGCATGATCGCGGCGATCGAGGCGGCGGGGCTCGCCAAGCGGTCGATCGACGAGCGCGACCGGCGCCGCTCGATCGTTCGGCTTACCGAAGCGGGTGCCGACAAGATGGCGAGCTATTTCGAGAAATTCCATGCGGCGGTGCGCGGCGGATACAGCCGCGCCGCGTGA
- a CDS encoding DUF1345 domain-containing protein → MTRRPFAPGRHFAPPRFLLFVGVLLFGGGGAAMLGVEPRTGLLGGFDVAALVFLAAEVPLLRLSTAQMRRRSEENDANRAGLLAISVLLSLVILFAVGTLIASPDPLDRADIALIVATLALAWLFANTVFTLHYAHLYYRQADGRDRGGLEVPGVGEPDYWDFLYFSFTLGMTFQTSDVTIAGAHMRRVVLGHCMAAFVFNMGILAFTVNAIGGS, encoded by the coding sequence ATGACTCGCCGACCTTTCGCGCCGGGTCGGCATTTCGCGCCGCCGCGCTTCCTTCTCTTTGTAGGCGTGCTGCTTTTCGGCGGCGGCGGCGCGGCAATGCTCGGTGTCGAACCGCGGACCGGGCTGCTCGGCGGCTTCGATGTCGCCGCGCTCGTCTTTCTCGCCGCCGAAGTGCCGCTGCTGCGATTGAGCACGGCGCAGATGCGGCGCCGGTCGGAGGAGAATGACGCGAACCGCGCGGGGCTGCTGGCCATTTCGGTGTTGCTGTCGCTGGTGATCCTGTTCGCGGTCGGGACGCTGATCGCCAGCCCTGATCCGCTCGACCGCGCCGATATCGCGCTGATCGTCGCCACACTGGCCCTCGCCTGGCTCTTCGCGAACACCGTCTTCACGCTTCACTATGCGCATCTCTATTATCGGCAGGCTGATGGCCGCGACCGCGGCGGGCTCGAGGTGCCGGGGGTCGGCGAGCCCGATTATTGGGATTTCCTCTATTTCAGCTTCACGCTCGGCATGACCTTCCAGACATCGGACGTCACCATCGCGGGCGCGCATATGCGGCGTGTCGTGCTCGGCCATTGCATGGCGGCGTTCGTCTTCAACATGGGGATTTTGGCGTTTACGGTGAACGCGATCGGGGGATCGTAG
- a CDS encoding response regulator transcription factor produces MQGDPDNYISLLSAAQIETLRHVFEHKNSKEIARIMDVSPHTVDERVRRALKKLNVSNRIEAATVLARNGVFNQVTPYQPLTYQLIDLGEAAPADEAGGGQGSIRRFFDIGSPFPTASQPANRHGLMERIIWPILIALATILAFSALYSILVGLGRVLT; encoded by the coding sequence GTGCAGGGTGACCCAGACAATTACATCAGTCTCCTTTCGGCCGCGCAAATTGAAACGTTGCGGCATGTTTTCGAGCACAAAAATTCCAAGGAAATCGCTCGCATTATGGATGTGTCTCCACACACGGTTGATGAACGTGTTCGCCGGGCGTTAAAAAAACTTAATGTTTCTAACAGAATAGAAGCTGCGACCGTCCTGGCTCGTAACGGTGTATTCAACCAGGTTACTCCATATCAGCCTTTGACATATCAATTGATCGACCTAGGCGAGGCCGCTCCCGCCGATGAAGCCGGTGGGGGGCAAGGTTCGATCCGGCGGTTTTTCGACATCGGTTCGCCATTTCCTACCGCGTCCCAGCCGGCCAACCGGCACGGATTGATGGAAAGGATCATCTGGCCGATCCTGATCGCTCTTGCGACCATATTGGCTTTTTCCGCTCTCTATTCGATCCTTGTCGGTCTTGGTCGTGTTTTGACCTGA
- a CDS encoding DUF2147 domain-containing protein: MKGMALALLLAVSSGLTPPQPAASPIGIWQNPKGTIRVRTRPCGELLCGNIVWASPQAMADARDAGVTALIGTELLSGYRRTGSGRWTGQVYVPDQGRRFYSTIEQKGPNGLRISGCILGGLLCKRQDWTRQ, translated from the coding sequence ATGAAGGGAATGGCGCTGGCGTTGCTGCTCGCGGTATCGTCCGGGCTGACGCCGCCGCAACCGGCGGCGTCGCCGATCGGCATCTGGCAGAATCCGAAAGGGACGATCCGCGTCCGCACCCGGCCCTGCGGCGAGCTGCTCTGCGGCAATATCGTCTGGGCGAGCCCCCAGGCGATGGCCGACGCACGCGATGCCGGCGTCACCGCACTGATCGGCACCGAATTGCTCAGCGGCTATCGCCGCACCGGCAGCGGGCGCTGGACCGGGCAGGTCTATGTCCCCGACCAGGGGCGCCGCTTTTATTCGACGATCGAGCAGAAGGGGCCGAACGGCCTGCGCATTTCGGGCTGCATCCTCGGCGGGCTGCTCTGCAAGCGGCAGGACTGGACCCGGCAATGA
- a CDS encoding sigma-70 family RNA polymerase sigma factor — MRIEPAEQFAAAGARAPRPHGYGESAEALVEEYAPLVRKIAWQVHSRVSRTSDLEDLIQAGLIALIEASRSYEERGFAFATYATTRIRGAMIDQQRREADVGRSAMVAARQLHQARRMLEQQLLRAPTAAEMAEALELSAEAYFALEKNATHGRSISIEDLMEDGSFLFADDRIGAGEACEQEDMLDALRQCVGRLAEREQMVLQLYFFEELNLQEIGLTLDVSAARVCQIKRDAMAKIDRMMRGMIE, encoded by the coding sequence ATGAGAATTGAGCCCGCCGAGCAGTTCGCGGCGGCAGGCGCCCGCGCGCCGCGTCCCCACGGCTATGGCGAAAGCGCCGAGGCGCTGGTCGAGGAATATGCGCCGCTGGTCCGCAAGATCGCCTGGCAGGTCCATTCGCGCGTGTCGCGGACGAGCGATCTTGAGGATCTGATCCAGGCCGGGCTGATCGCGCTGATCGAGGCGAGCCGTAGCTATGAAGAACGCGGCTTTGCCTTCGCCACTTACGCCACCACGCGGATCCGCGGCGCAATGATCGACCAGCAGCGGCGCGAGGCCGACGTCGGGCGATCGGCGATGGTCGCGGCGCGGCAATTGCACCAGGCGCGCCGGATGCTCGAACAGCAATTGCTGCGCGCGCCGACCGCAGCCGAAATGGCCGAAGCGCTCGAGCTTTCGGCCGAGGCCTATTTCGCGCTCGAAAAAAATGCGACCCATGGCCGCTCGATCTCGATCGAGGATCTGATGGAGGACGGCAGCTTCCTGTTCGCCGACGACCGGATCGGCGCGGGCGAGGCGTGCGAGCAGGAGGATATGCTGGACGCGCTGCGCCAGTGCGTCGGCCGCCTTGCCGAGCGCGAGCAGATGGTGCTTCAGCTCTATTTCTTCGAGGAGCTCAACCTGCAGGAGATCGGCCTGACGCTCGACGTCAGCGCCGCTCGCGTCTGCCAGATCAAGCGCGACGCGATGGCGAAGATCGACCGGATGATGCGCGGGATGATCGAATGA